The genomic region TATGACATCAGCACGGCTGGCACCGCCAATACGCTTCTGGATTGCACGCTCAACACCTGAGAACATGTGTGACTGTGTTGTCATTACAACTCCAAGTTCATTGAGTTTTGCAAGTTTGTCCTCATCGACTTCCCACTTTCCAGGTTCCTTGAGTCCGTACTGGTGTGTGATTGCTATTATCTTTACGTCCTGTCCTTTGAATGCTTCTGCGGCAATAAGTGCTGTTTCCCCACTTGTGCTTGCCAGCACAACGTATTTGATCCCAAGCTCTGCTGCTCTTTTTGCAGATAAATTCATGACCTCTTCAGTGTTTGCTTTTCCAACTTCGTCAAAGTATGTGATTGTCTTTTCCATGTTATCGCCTTTGTGATTTTATCATAGCGTT from Methanolobus tindarius DSM 2278 harbors:
- a CDS encoding pyruvate kinase alpha/beta domain-containing protein produces the protein MEKTITYFDEVGKANTEEVMNLSAKRAAELGIKYVVLASTSGETALIAAEAFKGQDVKIIAITHQYGLKEPGKWEVDEDKLAKLNELGVVMTTQSHMFSGVERAIQKRIGGASRADVISDTLRAVFGKGFKVAIESAMMAADSGHIPVDKDTEIIAIGGTRWGADVSVVLRAAHSFDFFGNQVREIIAMPRAKEEPKQ